Proteins co-encoded in one Arachis hypogaea cultivar Tifrunner chromosome 11, arahy.Tifrunner.gnm2.J5K5, whole genome shotgun sequence genomic window:
- the LOC112723770 gene encoding probable amino acid permease 7, which yields MVMFGLVQIVMSFIPDLHNMAWVSVVAAIMSFTYSFIGLGLGIATVIKNGRIMGSITGVATNNVADKIWLVFQALGDIAFSYPYSLLLLEIQDTLKSSPPENQTMKKASMIAILITTFFYLCCGCFGYAAFGNSTPGNLLTGFGFYEPFWLVDIANVCIIVHLVGGYQIYCQPIYNVADRWRSRKFPNNGFVNNFYKVKLPLLPPFNFNLFRFCFRTIFVISTTGVAILFPYFNQVLGVLGAINFWPLAILFPVEMYLVQKKIEVWSSKWIVLRIFSFGCFLVTLMGFVGSLEGIIRQKIH from the exons ATGGTGATGTTTGGGTTGGTCCAGATTGTGATGTCGTTCATACCAGATCTTCATAACATGGCATGGGTTTCAGTTGTTGCTGCAATTATGTCCTTCACTTATTCATTCATAGGACTTGGACTTGGCATCGCCACAGTTATAA AAAATGGAAGAATTATGGGTAGCATAACAGGGGTAGCAACTAATAACGTTGCAGACAAAATATGGTTAGTGTTTCAAGCACTTGGCGACATCGCATTCTCTTATCCCTACTCTCTTCTCCTCCTTGAGATTCAG GACACACTGAAGTCTTCTCCACCGGAAAACCAAACCATGAAGAAGGCGTCGATGATTGCAATCTTGATCACAACATTCTTCTATCTCTGTTGCGGATGCTTTGGATACGCCGCCTTCGGAAACTCTACGCCGGGAAACCTGCTCACTGGGTTTGGCTTCTATGAGCCTTTCTGGCTTGTTGACATTGCTAATGTTTGCATTATTGTTCATTTGGTTGGAGGGTATCAG ATTTATTGTCAGCCAATATATAATGTAGCTGATAGATGGAGATCAAGAAAGTTCCCCAACAATGGTTTTGTGAACAATTTCTACAAAGTGAAACTACCCCTTTTGCCCCCTTTTAACTTCAATCTTTTCAGGTTCTGTTTCAGAACAATTTTTGTGATTTCAACCACAGGAGTTGCAATTCTTTTCCCTTACTTCAACCAAGTTCTTGGAGTTTTAGGAGCCATAAACTTTTGGCCATTGGCAATTCTTTTTCCAGTGGAGATGTACTTAGTTCAGAAAAAGATTGAAGTATGGAGTAGCAAATGGATTGTTCTTAGGATATTTAGCTTTGGTTGCTTTCTTGTGACCTTAATGGGGTTTGTGGGCTCACTTGAAGGAATCATAAGACAGAAAATTCATTGA